In the Granulosicoccus antarcticus IMCC3135 genome, TGTCGAAATAGAGTTGTCTTTGCAAGATAGCATCCCACTGTTCGAGATTGATTTTCTCGAGGCAAATCCAGATTTCGTTTTTCTGAACCCCTACCATGAAGTCATGGCGCACAAGGCACATGGTTATGAGCCGATACTGAGTGACAGCTCTCGGCAACTCAAGGGTATTCTGGTTGTGCCTGTAGCGAGCGAAATTGAATCTGTTGCAGATCTGGATGGCGCGACCATTGCTTTTCCTGCGCCAAATGCCTTTGGTGCATCCCTTTACATGCGTGCGCTGCTTGCCAACGAAATTGGCATCGATATAACGGCCTCTTATGTCGGGACCCATGCAAATTCCTATCGACACGCCTTGTTAGGTGAAGCGGCCGCAGGTGGAGGGGTAAACAATACCCTACTTAAAGAAGCGGAGGGCTTTCAAGCCGCGCTGCGTGTGATCTACGAAACCCCGGGTGTTACACCACATCCACTGGCCGTTCATCCGAGAGTTCCCGCAGAGATCCGAGATGGAGTAGTCGATGCTGTGCTCGAGCTGAGGGAGACTGAAGCTGGTCGTGAAATGCTCAAGGCCGTTCAACTGGCAGAACCTATGCGGGTTACTTACAAAGACCATTATCAGATTCTTGAGGACCTTCAGTTAGAAAATTTTGTTGTGGTGGCCGATTGAGAAAATTGTATACACATAGACAGGTTCATGTGATTGGAACAGGCGCATTGCCCGATGCTTGAAACAACACAGATAAAAAAATATCTGCACTTCATGTTGCCTGGAAATTTCCGTTCTCAGGTCGGGCTGTTGATGCTGCTGCTAACCACGATCGCTTTTGCCCTGTATGCACTGAATACCAGCCGTCAGCAGAGTAGATTCATCGTCGACTCCATTACCAGTACAGCCATTGCGCTGTCTCAGAACCTGGCATTTGATTGCGCTAACCTTCTCATGGTTAAAGACTATGCATCGTTGGAAGTTCTGCTCAGACAATATGCAAAACTACCCAATGTCACAGGCTTGAATGTTGTCAATGCCAAAGGTAAGTCTATCAGCAAACTAAGCGTTACCGATGGGCAGGTCGTTGCGAATTACGATCACCGGTTCGAAGAGCAATTGTGGATAGAGCAATATTCTGAACTAACCAACGATGATCACAGTCTGTCAGTGTGGGAACCCATTGTTGTTGGCCGTGAACCAATTGGTGTCGTTGAGCTCAATTTCAGTCTTGAACAAGCGTTCCAGGAGCGCCGTCGTTTGCTGCTCAGCACGCTTGGTTTTGGTTTTTTGACTACGCTGGCTGTGCTGTTGTTCATGTTTCTGTACTTTCGAAAACCGCTTAAAGCGATTCAGGATGCCAGTGAATTTGCGTCTACGCTGGATACACGGCGTGGTGAAAAGATCGAAGTGATGGGCTTTGCGCGAGAGTTCAAGCAACTTGGGCAAGCGCTGAATCTGGTGTCGCAAAAGCTACTGGAACAAGAACAACAAGTGCAAGCCAGTAGTGCTGAAGCAAAAAAACTCGCAATGGTAGCGAGTAAGACCAATAATGCTGTGATCATCACCAATGCTAAAGAGGAAATTGAATGGGTGAACGCTGGTTTCGAGAAAATGACGGGGTATAGCTCAGGCGAAATCATTGGCAAGCGCCCCGCTAGTTTCTTGCAAGGGCCTGACACGGATCCGGACATTCGACATCAAATGCGCGAACGCCTCTCTGCGCAAGAGAGTTGCGAGTTAGAGGTTATCAACTACAGCAAGTCAG is a window encoding:
- a CDS encoding phosphate/phosphite/phosphonate ABC transporter substrate-binding protein, with the protein product MNRLVRVKNALISTVMAAVVMSSGMSFAQERYIISVVPQLPQAVLHDDWQPLLEYLNDKLGVEIELSLQDSIPLFEIDFLEANPDFVFLNPYHEVMAHKAHGYEPILSDSSRQLKGILVVPVASEIESVADLDGATIAFPAPNAFGASLYMRALLANEIGIDITASYVGTHANSYRHALLGEAAAGGGVNNTLLKEAEGFQAALRVIYETPGVTPHPLAVHPRVPAEIRDGVVDAVLELRETEAGREMLKAVQLAEPMRVTYKDHYQILEDLQLENFVVVAD